In the Desulfomonile tiedjei genome, TGTGGAGCTTGCTTCGTTCCTTGGTCTGAAAACGGTCCCATCGACCCACCCGTTCCCCGAGGAGATTTGGGGAAAGAAGATCTGCGCCTTGATCTCCTGCTACAGCGGGCCGCCGGAGAAGGCGGAAGACGCGATCAAGCCGATTCGCCAAGAACTTCCGCGGCCAATCCTCGACTGGGCGGGGTTCATGCCCTTCCCGGCTTTGCAGAGCCTGTTCGATCCGCTGCTCCCGCCCGGCCTCCAGTGGTACTGGAAAGGCGAATTCGTCAAGGACCTCCCCGACAAGGCAGTTGATGCGCATCTCGAGCACGCGGCCAAGGCGCCGAGCCAGCTGTCGTTGATGCATCTCTATCCGATAGACGGGGCGGTCCATCGCGTGGGGCCAAATGAGACGGCTTGGGGCTATCGGGACGCGACGTGGTCCATGGTAATCTCGGGGATCGATGCGGACCCCGCCAACGCGGCAGCCCTCAGGACGTGGGCAAGGGGATACTGGGAGGCCTTGCATCCCTACACGCTGGGCGGAGCGTACGTCAATTTCATGATGGAAGAGGGCGAAGATCGCATCAAGGCTACGTACGGCGACAACTACGAGCGGCTGGCGGCCATCAAGAAGAAGTACGACCCTGCCAACTTCTTCCGTGTGAACCAGAACATCAAGCCGTTCTGAGAGGCAGTGGTTGGCATATAGTGATTCACAAAAGTCTTCGCGGGATATGAAATCGCACTGCTGGACAAGCCAGCAGTGGCACCCGCTGCAATGTGACCCCTCAGGAATGGCACCATGCGGCCAGACGCGGTAGGCTTCTTCAAGGGCAATCGGACATTATACCGATTGCCAAAATAAATGTCCTTTTGAACAAGGAACGGCATCCAGAAGCTGCCAATTGTGGAAAGTGTCGTTGCATGGGAGCGAGCCCCAAGCAACCGCCATTGGTGGGACAGGCGTCTCGCCTGTCTGTTGGAATGACGGGCAATATGCCCGTCCCACCGAAAATTAGATTACTTCGTCGCTTCGCTCCTCGCAATTACAGTACACCCAAATCGGACGAGAATTTTGGCAAATGCTATAATTGTGGCAATTGCTATATTACTCTGCCATGATAGGTGGAACAAGCGTCTGAACCGGACTGGGCATCATTTGATGCCGGCGAGTGAATCCAGGCGGTCGGTCTTTTCCGGAGGCAGGCTCTTGTAGGGACCAAACATCCATCTGTAGGCATATTCCACAGCTCCTATGACTACCACGTACACGTAATCGCCCAATGAATGGCCTCCGATCAACAGATAGTTACCGGGGTTTTTCTCAGTCTTGTCAGTGCCCTGCCAATAACACTCAGTCGGACTGAAGTCCTGTCCTACATCCCACCGTACGGCTCCGGGCGCCTCCCAGAACCCCAGTGACGGGCGGGCTTCCACCACGGTTTGAGGATGACGCCAGCTTCTTGTCACCCGCGAGGCCGCGAGCCTCTGAAAGTCAGGTCTACGCTTCAGAAAGCTATCCGGAATCTTGAAAGGCCACTTGCCCTGAAGCAGATTCTCCAGTTCAAGGGGCACGGAGACAAAAGCCCCAACGGTGTGGTACGAACTGTTGATCCGGTCCTGCCCGTACTCGTATTTCAGGACGAAAAGTCCACCGGAGGCCTTTAGATCAGCTCCTCCTCGCCAACCCAGGAGATACTCCCCATCGTAAAACCGGTATTTGGCTGCGTTGAATCGAAGATCCACATAGTCGCCCAACGGCATGGAAAAACCGGCTTCCAGGTCCAGCCCGCCGCCTTTGTACACGTTGAAGGATACATCCAGCACTTCAAACGGATATGGAAATTGGCCGGAACCATTCGGGAACAGTCTTAGGGCCGCTTCAAGCCCCAGCCCGCCGGACCAATACCATTGATCCCGGACCTGGGACGCGTCCAAGAAAGCATTGGCTCCGACTAAGAAGTTCTTTTGGTTGAACAGCCTTTGGCCCAGGCCGAGCGACAGGTCCGCGCGGTCAGCGAGTTGACCGGAGTAGCTAAAATACGGTTTTTCGAATTCCCCGTGAATCTCCATGAATCGCATTCCGTTCTTTCCGGTGCGCAGTGGAATGACATAGTCAACAGTCCACCGTCCGTAATTCCTGGTCTGGTCGAACGTATGCAGGTACACCGTCTCCAGATTGGCGTTTGTGGGCAACAGAGGGTTGCGGATTGGCTCCGTCGGAACGGCAGACTTTGCCGCCTGGTTCTTGATGGACTTGATTTCGTGGAGTGGAGGAAACAGCGAACTGGAGGCCCGTGCAGACCACGCGTCATTGTGTGGCACCAGCAAGGTTGCAAGCGCCGGGTAATCCCCCCTTGAAAATTGTGGCTGAAAAAGCTGAGCCGGAGCCGTCGAAGCCTGCACAATCACGAACACCGCCGTCAGCATTGCGCAGACTGGAACACCGGACTCATGTTTGTCACGTGTACCTCTGCCGACAAGCATGGTCACCCCCAT is a window encoding:
- a CDS encoding inverse autotransporter beta domain-containing protein gives rise to the protein MLVGRGTRDKHESGVPVCAMLTAVFVIVQASTAPAQLFQPQFSRGDYPALATLLVPHNDAWSARASSSLFPPLHEIKSIKNQAAKSAVPTEPIRNPLLPTNANLETVYLHTFDQTRNYGRWTVDYVIPLRTGKNGMRFMEIHGEFEKPYFSYSGQLADRADLSLGLGQRLFNQKNFLVGANAFLDASQVRDQWYWSGGLGLEAALRLFPNGSGQFPYPFEVLDVSFNVYKGGGLDLEAGFSMPLGDYVDLRFNAAKYRFYDGEYLLGWRGGADLKASGGLFVLKYEYGQDRINSSYHTVGAFVSVPLELENLLQGKWPFKIPDSFLKRRPDFQRLAASRVTRSWRHPQTVVEARPSLGFWEAPGAVRWDVGQDFSPTECYWQGTDKTEKNPGNYLLIGGHSLGDYVYVVVIGAVEYAYRWMFGPYKSLPPEKTDRLDSLAGIK